The Alkalihalophilus pseudofirmus nucleotide sequence CAATGTTATACCCATCCATCACTAATTGACGCAACACCGGTACTGAAAAGTCCGGTGTTCCCATAAATACAATCTTCATATTCTAATCCTGCCTTTCAAAAATAACGTGCGAATGTATCTCATACAATCTTTAATTAAATAGTTTACTTACATAAATAAATAAGGATGTAAATCAATTGATATATTCAGCTGGCCTTGATTCATTTCTTTTAGATAATGCTGCTGAATTTCCCGCAATGTATTTACAAGCTTCGGTTCATTTTTGTATTTTATCATGCATTGATAGCGATATCTATCTTTTATCCGTGCAATAGGAGAGGCTGTAGGGCCTAAAACAACCGTTTCATCTGAAAGCTCTCTTTTTAAAAATGAGGTGATTTTTTCCGTTACGCCAATCACTTTAGTAATTTCCGGATGAGAGACATTAATTAACGTCAGATAAAAATAAGGCGGATAACCAGCATGTTTACGCTGAGCCATTTCCATTTCAAAATAAGCTTCATAGTTATGAGACTTTACAAGCTCGATACTATAGTGTTCAGGAGTGTATGTTTGAATAACAACTTCGCCAGATAATTCATGCCGCCCGGCTCTTCCGCTTACTTGTTCCATCAGCTGAAACGTTCTCTCACTCGCCCTGAAGTCAGGTATATGCAGCATGGAATCTGCAGCGAGGACACCAACGAGGGTTATGTTTGGAAAATCCAGGCCTTTAGCGATCATCTGAGTGCCTAGCAAAATGTCCGCTTCTCCTTTGCCAAACGACGTTAAAAGCCGTTCATGAGAGCCTTTTTTTCTTGTTGTATCTACATCCATCCTAATGACTCTAGCAGAAGGAAGGACTCGCGCGATTTCTTCTTCCACTTTCTGTGTTCCTGTCCCAAAAAATCGAATGTGTTCACTCCCGCAGGACTCGCATACAGTCGGCATCGCTTCCTCATGACCGCAATAATGACACTTAAGTTGATTCTGACTGCGATGATATGTCAGAGATATATCACAATGATCACATGTTGCTACATACCCGCAGTCCCGACACATCACAAAGGTTGAGTACCCTCTGCGGTTTAAAAATAGAACCGTTTGTTCATTGCGATCCATTCTCTCTTGCATCTTTTCAAGTAAAGCAGCTGAGAACATTGACCGGTTGCCTGCTCTTAACTCTTCACGCATGTCTACAACATTCACTTCTGGCATTGCACGATTATTTACACGTTCGGTCAGAGGCAACAAAGTATATCGACCCTTTTTCGCCCTGGCATACGATTCTAGCGACGGGGTCGCACTTCCTAAAATTACCGGACATTGATGATACCGGCCCCTGAACATCGCCACATCTCTAGCATGATAACGAGGGTTTTCCTCTTGCTTATAGCTTGATTCATGCTCTTCATCTATAATAATAATTCCTAAGTTTTTAAACGGAGCAAAGATAGCTGACCTCGCCCCGACAACTACCTTCACTTCATCACGATGAATCTTGCGCCACTCATCATATTTCTCTCCCATTGAAAGACCAGAATGTAGAACAGCTACTTTAGAGCCAAATCTGCCCTTAAAACGGTTCACCATTTGCGGGGTAAGAGCAATTTCTGGGACGAGCACAATGGCTTCTTTCCCATCCTTTAATGTGCGGTCAATCGCTTGAAGATAAATCTCTGTTTTGCCGCTGCCAGTCACTCCGTGTAATAAAAATGGTTCGTGAACCTCACTTTCAAGACTTTTGAGAATAG carries:
- the priA gene encoding primosomal protein N'; this encodes MIAKVIVDVPAQQTDRLFDYRIPPEWEEVVKPGMRVVVPFGPRTIQGFVIEIAESSSHNKLKKISNILDVIPVLTQELLELGEWLTDKTLSFKISAYHVMLPAALRAKVKKEVVLKGDPASFDMALQAAFGKSDRLNWDVLTKEHASLVRLVQTYIQEGVLDLEYVVVDKGNKKTERVLRLAAEGESEEELLRHLSARAAKQREVISFLYNQKNPIKTNELLSILETTRATITPLLKKGLLNETEEEVYRDPTEGLDIQETKPLELTEKQAAVIAPILKSLESEVHEPFLLHGVTGSGKTEIYLQAIDRTLKDGKEAIVLVPEIALTPQMVNRFKGRFGSKVAVLHSGLSMGEKYDEWRKIHRDEVKVVVGARSAIFAPFKNLGIIIIDEEHESSYKQEENPRYHARDVAMFRGRYHQCPVILGSATPSLESYARAKKGRYTLLPLTERVNNRAMPEVNVVDMREELRAGNRSMFSAALLEKMQERMDRNEQTVLFLNRRGYSTFVMCRDCGYVATCDHCDISLTYHRSQNQLKCHYCGHEEAMPTVCESCGSEHIRFFGTGTQKVEEEIARVLPSARVIRMDVDTTRKKGSHERLLTSFGKGEADILLGTQMIAKGLDFPNITLVGVLAADSMLHIPDFRASERTFQLMEQVSGRAGRHELSGEVVIQTYTPEHYSIELVKSHNYEAYFEMEMAQRKHAGYPPYFYLTLINVSHPEITKVIGVTEKITSFLKRELSDETVVLGPTASPIARIKDRYRYQCMIKYKNEPKLVNTLREIQQHYLKEMNQGQLNISIDLHPYLFM